AAAAGTAGGAATGACCAGCATTTTCGATGCCGGCGGGAAGAATATTCCCTGTACGGTAATTGAAGCTGGCCCGTGCGTGGTAACGCAGATACGCACGGAAGAGAATGACGGTTATGCAGCAATCCAGCTGTCTTTCGACGAAAAGAAAGAGAAGAACACAGCCGCATCACTGAAAGGGCATTTCGCGAAAGCGAAAACAACGCCTAAGCGTAAGTTGGTAGAATTTGAGGTATTCCCTGAAGAGAAGAACCTTGGAGATGTAGTGACGGTTGATATTTTCGCAGAAGGCGATTATATTGATGTCGTGGGTACTTCCAAAGGTAAAGGTTTCCAGGGCGTTGTGAAACGTCACGGTTTCGCTGGTGTAGGTGGCCAAACTCATGGTCAGCACAACCGCATGCGTGCACCGGGTTCATTAGGTGCTTCATCTTGGCCTTCTCGCGTATTCAAAGGTATGCGTATGGCCGGCCGCACTGGTGGCGACCGCGTTAAGGTTCAAAACTTACAAGTGTTGAAAGTGTATCCAGAGCAGAACCTGCTAGTCGTTAGTGGTTCGGTTCCCGGAGCAAAGGGTTCTTACGTAATCGTAGATAAATAAGAAGATGGAAGTACAAGTTTTAAACATTTCAGGTAAAGAAACAGGTGCCAAGGTGCAACTTCCTGAAGCGGTATTCGGTGTAACGCCTAACGATCACGCTATTTATTTAGACG
This Olivibacter sp. SDN3 DNA region includes the following protein-coding sequences:
- the rplC gene encoding 50S ribosomal protein L3, with the protein product MSGIIGKKVGMTSIFDAGGKNIPCTVIEAGPCVVTQIRTEENDGYAAIQLSFDEKKEKNTAASLKGHFAKAKTTPKRKLVEFEVFPEEKNLGDVVTVDIFAEGDYIDVVGTSKGKGFQGVVKRHGFAGVGGQTHGQHNRMRAPGSLGASSWPSRVFKGMRMAGRTGGDRVKVQNLQVLKVYPEQNLLVVSGSVPGAKGSYVIVDK